ATGGTACCCAGTGCGACAAGGATGAAGCTAGACGCTATTCGTATCATACGTGCATTGATCCTTAAAAtgcttacttaataaaattttatacaaattccGTTCGTTTAAAGACTTGTGGCATTTCTCAATTGCAGCGCCATCTGGATTTTCCATCAACAGAGGAGTTACTTCCCACTATAATAttgaagtaattattaatttttagagcGCAGTATAACACACAattaactgctgagtttcttgccaattCTTTCGATAGAATCATTCCAAACCCGTtataattttacgtttaatACAATTCTATGAAATGACGATACATAAGTGCTTGTATAGTAGATCCAAAGAGCCATAAGATTTTGGCCGAGTTCgcttagtggttagaatgcgtgcatcttaaccgatgatggcaggttcaaacccaggcaaaaaccactaaatatttatgtgcttaatttgtgtttataattcatttcggcggcagtgaaggaaaacgtcgtgaggaaacctgcatgcacCTAAgtcttcaaagaaattctgccacatgtgtatcccaccaaccggcattggaacagcgttgtggaacatgttccgaaccttctcctcaaaagagataggaggccttagcccagcagtgggaaatttacaagctgctgTTGAATTGTTGTTTTTGATTCAAAAATAAGATCTACGATCTACTAATTAGTACTTCACTTCGACGGGGGatcaagttttttaattttataaagcagATAAcctaactaataataatagtggttcgtggttataatataaaattattggaggtttaattattcaattgcaaaataataaacttaaagtAAAACCGGCTGAAGTCCAAAGAGTCTGTGCAGGGAAAGTGAGGGTGTGCGTGCAGAGCCCGCGCTGCTGTGCAGTGTGCGTCGTTTTTACAGGTTATTGAAGTAATTTTGCAAATTGTGTTTTGCTATACGATTGCTtttaatattcgattatttGTTGACGAATATCAGTCATCATTTCATTTAATGTGATGACGTCAACGTCTCGTATATTTATGAGCTGCAATGAGAGATTGCatgaacaaattaattttactaatcgAAAGGAGCTTAATATATGCCACAAACATCCTTgccgtttaattaaaaaaaaatacatcagcTGTTGCTTGACATAATGacattttgatatattgtaggtaGGTACATAGGTTTAGTAACAATAATCTTAttctaaacaataaaaaatactaaatatttcaataacattttattaacaaaagaattaataaaattaaatacttaaatatatacaaatatgaactaaaactggTTACtacataaatcttgaccgcgtggaatggtggcaagtaTGATAACAGCATTTCCtctttgaatcgcaattccgattctaaatatttaatgttttaaaattcactAAATCAGATTTATCATGATTAATGAAAATGAGGAAGTATTAGACACACTTGATACACACAGAATACcacaaaaacaataacttaaGATGGTAATCTAAAACGGGTACGGTGAGTAGACTCAGGTCAGGTATGTAATGGTGAGTAGACTCAGTTGTTCAGTGTGTTTGTAATggataaattcaaaatttactgTGCGGATTTCAAAAACACCGTAACGTAACCCAAGGTGTAAAAATGTACCCTAAATGTATCTCATCGCCTGCGCTGCGGAAACTATTGATaggtaataaaacaaaatattaaatacgttaCTTAAATCAAAAAACTATGAACAAGTTAGGATTTTACCTGAGTATAAACagataatacttaaaaaaatgtaaaaagaaaccaacaaacaaatataaatacagggttacaatataaaaaaccaTCTTATGTTCACCCGTGCGATGTCGGGACGGCAAGTGTAATATTTATTCGTAGAAATATCTAGAAAATTTGATGAGATCTGAGGTGTTTTAATATGAAgtgatttaagattttaaatgaccACCAACAACATCCAAtgcttttcaaattttattttgcgGTTcacaatatcattataaaattgtttttattaaatatacaaagttgAAGTAGTTATAccagaaaaaaatatcgtaaataaaacaaatggaagagcaactttaattaaaaagatacaaaCCAATTTTACGAGATCAGATGCACTTAAGTATTTAcatgaatattatttcaataaattcaaataaagaaacaaatgttattgtatctgcatacaaacaataattattctCCTATAGAAGTACCTCTAAGTGCGTCCTTGATAGAATAGTATCAATATCTGTATAAGCGTAGCATGCTAGACATGTGCCCGCTATTCAATTAGCATCCAACAATAAGTATGAAAACAAAACCTCAATTGAATTCATTCATTCTATTAATTGAAAAGGTTTGAACATCCTCGTTATTTATTCAATAGATTTTATCCAACAAgtcttttataacaataaaaccgatttaaaaaaaaaaaacatttgtcatgcaaaaataatgaaacttcaaaataataaagtactgtcatattttatatttctttgcattaaaaaatctttttttatttgaaattaaaaagtaaaaaataatattgagtatATTAAATAGATGTGGTGATTTAATATCTGTGGTTACagaataattattcaaatcaagTTTCGCGCGTAAAAGGAGGGACAGGGGACAGATGATACAAGAAAATAGCTCGATAATAAAGCGACGTAGAATGAACTCGTAATAGGGTGGCTATAATTTGGTCATTACAGTGTACATAACATAATTACATGAAAACACTTATAAGTATAGCTTAGAAGGTTTTTAGGTGTTTTAGGTGTGTGGGTGAAACTTAGAAAACATACCTTGAATATTGAAAGAGAAGAATACAACTTGGTGCTTTTTCGGACCAAatgtatattctttatttataaaatatatttaattgtttttttttaattatcttcgTTTTGACTTACAAAAAGTAATGAAGgttatcttattaataaatttttttcatGACTGTATATCCTGCAGCAAAAATATCACCATCTCAATCTTTCAGCACTCATTATAATAGCGCCATAACTCATTAACTATAAGGTCTATAAgtcatgtgtttatttataccAACTTATCTAGTAATAAATTCTTAAAGTGTTTCAATTGGTATTCGCCTTTTGGATTATCTTTACAGCTGGTGCCTAGATCATGTCCCTCTACTTCAGATTAATGCGGATTGAAGATATTGTCACCGGCAAGTTAAGTTGAATGATCAATTATCAATCGATCAATCTATTGGGTACCAACCTTTCAGTAAAAGTATCTCCAGTTAGGATAGCTGTTAGAGTCCAACAAATCTGTATTATGATGCTTACAAACTAACTGTCCTATATAAGTGatgaaacaattataaatatgaaagtaactctgtttgtctgtctgtctgtagctctttaaCTGAAAACAATGAACttaatttgacgaaatttgctatgaagcaaacttgaattccaaggaagCCTATGCTTCTGtattgtctaacacatgacaaccaatcgcTTAAAACATTAGCGAAGCAATAGGGGACAACTAgtgttacatatattttgcggataaattatttaagtacgAGACAATCCTGTAAATATCATTGAACTACGTCAACCTACAGTcactcacacatacatatatatttaacaaacgaAGCAAGTAGACAATGACTTCGTTAGTCGAGAAACTCTTCTCTCGGAGTGACACTCAACTTGCGTATACTCGACGTAAACATCGTTTGAAATTAGCATATCTATCTCTTATTACGATGCATTAAGGTTCAAAATACATTAGCGTCAAATGCTCGCATATCCGCTAAGATGAGGGTCTCCAGTGTGATATGTAACTATGGTTCTGTAATTTTATATAGCGCGTCTAATGAACATATGAGCAGAGCACGGCATGCTTTAGGTTTAACTTAAGTGTTGTACCTAGGCTTAATGATGATgactattttagatttttttttaaatgtagcatGTGAGTTCAAGATAATGATTGTTTCTGCTCACGTCATGATACATTCTCGATTATATTCTTCGATTACCATACGATTCCGATTCGATTACtgaaagcgtggaattaatactttttgactTCCAGGCGGGATATGTTACATACacgtataattgtatttaactaacgaatatttttaaatgttgaaaaagagtaactatttagtttcttgccggttctttgtGGCCGAATTCTGATGAACCTACCACCTAtcaaatgacgacctccgtggtcgagtggtgtgtacaccggttttcatgggtacgccactctgaggtcccgggttcgattcccggccgagtcgatgtagattagtcttgggtctgggtgtttgtggtaccgtcgttacttctgatttccataacacaagtgcttcagcgacttacattgggatcagagtaatgtatgtgatgttgtctcatgtttatGTTCATGTTTATGTTTATCAAAGGTTCACGAAAACTGGCCACCAAAAGTATGCTTCATGTTCTTGAAGATTAATTAACGATATGAACTATAAACTGAATTGTTTCAATACGtagaagtatttatattaaataaatactaatgtaataacgttatatttgtaaattacacGCACTTTTTGACTTCGCACGGgctaaacactgataataaatatactgcaaaatatgtacttatttacaacattaaaagcttctaaaatgatcagtctttctttactatattgtccatgtactatataccttcatctcgaatcatctattaaaaaatctatctattaaaaaaacgcatcaaattCCGTGACATAATTTCAAAGATCCGAGCAAgcatcagtatatatatatattcatctcgtgctcagcggtgaaggaaaacatcgtgaggaaacctgcatgtgtctaatttcatcgaaattctgccacatgtgcattccaccaacccgcattggaagagcgtggtagaatatgttccaaaacctatccttaacggaagaggaggccttacctcagcagtggaaaatatacaggctgttactttactttttactctacttttatttttaattcgaatttctcattaatttacataaaacgtaagacaaaagtaatataaatgctAAACGGGAAAATGATTGTTTTGATAACCTCGATTTATTGATAACTACCGTTTGAAACAACatgtttattataatctttCACTTCACGTCTTCACAtacctaaaaataaatcgaaGATTCAATTTACGTACCTACATTTTCTCGACATGAATCAATAACATGTTCCAATAGCGTGGATATcacgtatattaattacaataactatatgtacattgtacatgatatatatgtatgtattttttgcgTACTATAATCAAAAACATAGGAgtcttttattaatagtttcttaATGCTTAATGccttaaagtattaaataagttaaaagtaatatatgtactCACATACATAAAAGCGTCCCGCCCTAGTttagcacgggtgcaatatttatgctaaatatatttactccaaaatttgtttatttacgacatcagattagaaacttctaaaaatatcaatgtttctttactaattgtcaatgtaatatacaaaaatctcgaatcaatctatctattaaaaaaaccgcatcaaaatccgttgcgttgttgtaaagatctaagcatgcataaGGACAGACTGTGGTAAGTGACTTCGTATATACTATGTACTATAATTaggtaatgattttatataatctatggatttattaacacaagaattaacaacattaaatgcttaaatatatatacaaatatgaaataaaactagtcactgtataaatcttgaccgcgtggaatggaggcaagaatgctagcagcatttccccgttgaattgcaattccgatcctctgggcaaaaaacgaaccagccctcctgtcaccagtggaggtaaTGAttagttttttacttttaaatctaGAATTCTTCAAATATCTAAATTTTACATCGAAGTTCTACATGATTTACATGTTAACACATATGTAAGTTATATGTAATGTAGGTATTGCTCACTGTCAAAGTGAGGTGTAAGGTTCTTTATGAGTAACTAGTAGTTTCCCGCGGCTTCGTTAGAGGTTTTGGGTATTGTTTGTTATGTGCCAGATAAAAAAGCCTAtgtttcttggagttcaaatttgcttcatatcaaatttcataaggAGTTGGATGCAAGTAGCCAGAgtaagaccacagtggcgtgcactttgagaggcctatgtccagcagtggacaaaatcaggctgatgatgatgatcaaatgtcatcaaattcggttcagcggtttggtcgtgaaatagcgacagacagacagagtgtGTGAAAgtatcacatttattttatttatatagataaagttCCTTAACCTTCTTTGTCATAATCACGATAAGTACAACTATGTGTCATGTAAAATGGTGGCCGGTTTGAGTAAACATATCGCATATGTTTTGACTCGTTTAGCGATATTATTGTCTACCAAATTAAGAAGTAACAAACATAAGACTATTTAAAACTCGCGTAATGAACTTTCAAATTGGGCCACATTTGTTCGTTACTTGTAACAAAAAACGCGTGTTCTCAATATTCCGATATTCGACAAACATTTTCTAACAATTTTATGGcaaaaattacgattcaaattGGCAATTTCACGCCTGACATTTTgtgatgaatattaaaaataaatctacgaTAACTATACTACTACTTTTGTCAATACAACTAACAATAAGACCGTTCTTTCGACAGTTTctgtttataaaagtaaatttgacgcgttttgtttcttttttctttgtaatttgCAGGCCAACGGCAAAGTACTGATGGTAAGTAGACACCACCACACAAAGACATATATACGAGACGTATACTTGTAAGatgatttaagaaataatattgaaataaaactagttttaacggatttaaagtctacccgtgaccgcgaacactgtaaagtgctcgaaacgtcgggatgataaaaataattaatatacgcgatttaaatccgttaaaactagttttatttcaatgtgtaataatcgcgaaaatctaagacaacattattaagaaataataaccatttcttacatcaccttGAAAGCTAAGATGTGTTcatgcctttagttacactggctcactcacccttcaaaccggaatacaacaatactaactattgacgacctccgtggtcgagtaatgtgtacaccggaATTCACTAATTTTCTATTTAGTCTTGGTCttgtgtttgtggtactatccttactcctgattttccataacacaagtgctttagtacactgggatcagagtaatgtatgtgacgttgtccaaaatttatttatttatttaaattttatagctgtttatttttactcaGACTGCCTTGTATAAAGTCCTATCATGTAAACCCACAAAGTGACAAATATTGTGTGCCTAAAATTCGTagaatagtatattatttattatgattaagttagtgacgtcataaaatattattgcggCCGCCGTCGACAGACGATAACAATATTTTGCAAGACTGTTACAAGCgaacataaacaaataacatatcCATAACACACTTATATACCTTTTCAGGTAGCTTACATTTTAATTcgtaatgtttattattgtaagcaCATTTTTACACATTTTGTTATGTAAGTACGTTTATtctattgcatattataatatttatatttcaatgcaAGATAGTTTTGAATTTGTATCGTTGATTATTGTTAAACATTGACGCTGACAATGgtaactaatgtttttttttttaataaactagttTATTGGAGCAGACTGAGAAAGTATTTTAACAgccaagaaatatataatttatacatatatgataagaATATGGAAAATACTTTACAGGATTTAGTATTTATGTGAAAAATTATTTGACGCATGGTGTTCTAACGAAGAGCTATATAAACCTTAAGAGTGAATCAGAATAAAATATGCATCTATCAATCTGTCAGTTTATGGGAAATATTGACCAGGAAATAATACGCTAATCCTTAACATTATCCTCAAACATGGCCTAAatcaaataagttatttattgtgAACTGATGAACTTAAAACTATAATGAgcaaacttataattaaatactcatATTAAAATTAGCTAAAACGCAAATTATTGATCGTTTAAGTTTCAGggaattaaataatcataacttTTTTGTATTCAATGAATTAAATTCACATACAGGATGGACCCTTGAGGACAATACTCGGATTAAGCTAAAAAATCATCATTGTTCTCATCATCCGCTATGTTCGTATCCAGCATCAATTGACTATGTCCGTTAATGCAATATGGAATTCATGTTTAGATTAGAAAGACACTTTATAatactcatatttattatttatttaaaataagaattgagatgttaaatattacatagataataaaattttaatacttcgaacaattaaaattatctacGAACGCATTccattttaaattgaatctaTCCAATGCTTTCTTTTTATTAACAGTGTCTAGAGTACTGTAAGTTAATGAATTCATTGCTATTTGTTTCAACAGTCTCAAATCGGACAGGCGACTGGCAACACCAACAAATGCAACGTAAAAGTCATCGGATAATGGATCAGCCTCCCATGCACCTGGGTCGTCGCTAGATAGCACGACTGGCATACCTTGAGCGAAAAAGTTACTCAATGGATGATTACGAACGTCTCGAACTAGAGATAATACTGTATTCGAAATGACATTCACTTCCAATGCTATTCCTTTATCAATAACTTCCTTCATTAATATTGGATGCTTTGTAAGAGCATAAGCGTGGCCAATTCTCTTCGCTCCTAACAATATGGCATCAATCAAATTTTCATCCGTCATTGTTCCGTACCAATCAGTTTCACCTGCGTGGAAGAAGTAATTTAAATCTTTGGAAGCAGCTGTTAGTTGTGGAATGAATTCGATTAAGGGACTTCCTAAATCTTCCTGGCCCACTAAATCGAACCCTGCAAATATATCCGGCACGTCTGCTTTTATTTCTCTAGCTAAACGTAAGTATTCGTCCAATTGCGATCGGTTCACACCCCTTGGGGGTGCGTATATGAGTTTAGCTCCGATGAAATCGGGATGGTCTTTTTTGAATCTCTCAATTGTTTTTCTGTATGTTTTCGCAGTTATGAGTGGCGCATACATCGTACCGTCCAATTCATACAAATTAGGCAATATACTTCTGATCTCAAGATACATGACATtgtcgtttttaaattttaaaaggacGTCGTAGAAATATTGCTCCCATATCGGTCTATATGTGAGGATGTCAATAACCCTTTCGAAATACTTCATGAAAACCTCCCAGGACTCCTTGATACTCGGGTACGAAGTATCAGGATTGCTCACGCAcagtgtaaaatattttctcaatttCATATCGAATTTGGTACTATTCGATGATTTTCTCGCGTCACTTACTAACTGCCAGTTACTTTTGCATGGCGTCTTCGGAGTTTTATccgaaaatttgaatttaacatcGCTTTTATCGAAACATATGTAAAGCTGGTCCGAATAAGTCAAATTCATAATGTAATCAGGTCCTAAAATGCCCATATCGTGTATGTGTAATGCTGCTCCTTTGGGCATGTCTTTTATAATCTGATAGACTTTAGACTTTCGTATGTCATCCTTATAAGTGAAGAAATGACGGGAGAATTTGTAGTATTGCGGATTTCTAAAGCCGTAGTCCACTTCTCGGAACTTATGCTGCATTATGCAGTTGTTGACGGTTGATTCTTTATCTGTAAGTTGTATGTTTCCCCCTACAGATAAGAGTCCCTCATCTCGTAGGATCTTGGCTCGTTTCGCTTTGTAATCGTCGATTCTTGCGTAACAAACGGCGAATACGAACACATAGCTAATCACGAAACGCATGTTTGCGTGAGGGGCGCGTCGACGTGCGCGCTCCAGTACTGAGCTGACACTGAATACGATTTTATTGTACAGGGCTAATGACCTGACACgactgatttataaatattattacatcgCCATCGAACGGAAACATCGTatagtcaatatttaaatgtaatctcCAAAACAGAGGATTCAATTTCGTTTTCTAAATGAATTGaaagacttaaaatatttttgtaggaaaattttaaatgaaaacattatctttctatgtttttttttatgtttaacaatataacttttattgcgcatagaaaattaattctttcaatttgtatgtttttcttGATTACGATTATTGcaatgtttgttattttaacaaatgtatttcatattttattgtacattttgtttttatcttacATATAGATTCTTTGGAATACTACTTATAAGTGAACACCTTTCTTTCActctatttgtattttttttacacttacgattttttaaagaattaattgtGCATAATCATACAACATAAGaactttaacaaattaaatttaaccttaaaaaatatttgtttatatttaggAACATAACGTTTAtaatttcatgtaaataaataattatttctatatacatacttttttaaatataaaatattgattttcaaCAAATTGAAGACCCGttgatgaaataattaaagtaaaatattaaaataacttcgtTTAGTTGCAGTTTTTGAATGAAGCAATCCGAGTACTTAATTTTGTAGCACTTAGTTATTTCCTCGACTCGACTAAAACGACAAAAATAGCAACCAAGTTAGTACCcacataattaaaagtaaaaaaaggctGTAAAGCGCCGAAACGATCTTGCACAAACCGCAGTTTCTATAGACTTTTTAAAcgataaaatttactaaaactcATTTCATACTGGTGTAAATTACAGCCAGCGGCGTCTAAAAGGGTTCGTTTTCAAAGCATCGCTCCaaagaaactaaaaaataaatctgaaaaGAAATAAAGGGCGTCTCATCCGCCATGCTGATTTTATGCAACGAAAGGGTTGGGGAAGTTTTAAGTGGCACTTTAGCATGGTACCGCCCCGCGGTACGCATTCGTtggcaaaaaaaagtaaaaaatatggcCGTCACACTACGACTTGCATGATATTGAGATGTTTCGGTGCACACTCGTCACCTCCTTTAATCTTCTAATTACTACCCGCAAGTCTGTGGATGACACTTTCTGAAATCATTTCAAAACAAAGGATAGTGGCGAATCGAAATGTAAATGGAGACGGGTGAAAATACTTTTGGGAACGATTGTTATACGAGAATAgtgaagatatatttatatctaactagagttttaaaaaaacaaatgactgcTTGTCGACTATATTAATTTGCAACATAAATATCTTCGTGGTGTTGAATAATTCTATAATACAAGTTCGGGTTACACTATCGAttgtttataatgtattataatccATCGCCATGCGTAAGATTAGCAGCTAGCAACATTGGCAGTGATAAGGCAACACCCGAAATAGCTAATCGTGTTTAACATAAATCTTTACGGAGTTATCTTAAAttgaattcgaatttcgaatcatttgttattctttttaattttatgtctaTGAATCTATCAATAAACACGTGcgtctaattatattattggtaCCCACTTAATTTTGTCCCTTAGTGAAATAACCTTGTAAcagataattttgatttataacttGTGGTACATTTGTTGCAAAATCAATTGTGGTGAAAATGTGGACGGTTATAGTTTGGCCTTTGCTTTGTCTAACGAGTGCGGTGTTCGCTGACAATGTGTTCGAGAAGAATATCAAAGAACGAAACTATCTCTTAAAAAAAGAGCTTGATATGATGCTCGGTAATGAT
The Vanessa cardui chromosome 10, ilVanCard2.1, whole genome shotgun sequence genome window above contains:
- the LOC124532926 gene encoding adenosine deaminase 2-like, whose translation is MRFVISYVFVFAVCYARIDDYKAKRAKILRDEGLLSVGGNIQLTDKESTVNNCIMQHKFREVDYGFRNPQYYKFSRHFFTYKDDIRKSKVYQIIKDMPKGAALHIHDMGILGPDYIMNLTYSDQLYICFDKSDVKFKFSDKTPKTPCKSNWQLVSDARKSSNSTKFDMKLRKYFTLCVSNPDTSYPSIKESWEVFMKYFERVIDILTYRPIWEQYFYDVLLKFKNDNVMYLEIRSILPNLYELDGTMYAPLITAKTYRKTIERFKKDHPDFIGAKLIYAPPRGVNRSQLDEYLRLAREIKADVPDIFAGFDLVGQEDLGSPLIEFIPQLTAASKDLNYFFHAGETDWYGTMTDENLIDAILLGAKRIGHAYALTKHPILMKEVIDKGIALEVNVISNTVLSLVRDVRNHPLSNFFAQGMPVVLSSDDPGAWEADPLSDDFYVAFVGVASRLSDLRLLKQIAMNSLTYSTLDTVNKKKALDRFNLKWNAFVDNFNCSKY